The DNA window GTTAATAACACACGAAATCAACGAACGGACAGAGAAACGGCGCGCAGTATGAACGCTTACACCATAGACCCTATCTCCGCGTAAAATCGGTGTAGTGATGTTGATATTGGTGTGTTCGTTTTGCATAGTGGTACTTCAATCGGTAGAAATTAAGACTTACACGACTTGTGCTAATTGTTAATAATATACGAGATTAATTAATAATATACGAGATTAATTAATAATATACGAGATTAATTATACTCCCTGAAAAAGGTTTCGTCAAATTAAAATTTCAAAATTTTTTACTATTACGTTCTCAAAGGTTGAAAGGATTTTCTTTGGTGTTTCATCTGTCACAGAACTGATTTCCGAAAAATAACGGTAACTGGGAATTTGCCACAGGAAACCAACGGCCTACTATGCTACGAAGAACACAGGAGGCACAGGAAACCAACGGTCTACTATGCTACAAGTATAAACTTATTTTCTGGTTTTACTATAAGCACGTTCTAAAGAAACAACCCGAGGTGTGATGGTGAGCCAGCTTTCTGCCGAATGCCATCACATCTCTTTGGCTTCTGGAGCGAAAAAATATATGCAATTCGGCAGTCTATAGGGTATAATTATTAAGAAGTACCCTATAGATGTAGAATGTAAAACGTTCCGTGCACATAGAAAGTTGGAGAAAGGGAAGAGATGCTGAATCGCTCAGAAATAAAAGAGGGCGGATATACAAACCTGTCGTTAATGGATAAAATTAGGCGAAAGTACGACTTAACACCGTCAATCTCGCTTGTCCTCGGATTGACCACGCTCTTCTTTCTGATCTTCCTTATATACCCGCTCCTCTATGTTTTCAAAGAGGCGTTCTGGATTGAAAATAAATTCACTTTCGCCTACTTCAAACTGATGGTGACCGATCCAAATATCCGAGAACTGGTTGTTAACAGCTTCAATATCGGTGTGATGGTCACGATCGTGACGAGCATCATCAGCCTTCCACTCGCATATTTTTTGACGCGATATCGGTATCCGGGACGCAATATGTTGCGTTCTGTCATCCTAATCCCGATGATTATGCCACCCTTTGTCGGTGCAATTGGGATGAAGCAGTTTTTCGGTAATTTTGGAAGTATCAACATGCTTCTGGTGAAACTCAATCTGATGGATATCGCTGAAACCATTGATTGGTTCGCTGGCGGTTTCTGGGGTGTGGTGATGTTATCAACGTTGCATTTGTATCCGATTATGTATCTTAACATCGTCGCTGCACTCGCAAACGTTGATCCGAGTTTAGAGGAAGCCGCCGAGAATATGGGCGCATCGCGGTTCCAAGTTTTCCGTCAAATAACATTGCCGTTGATGATGCCGGGGTATTTCGCAGGCGCGATTCTCGTCTTTATTTGGGCATTTACGGATCTCGGCACACCGCTGATCTTTGAATACCGCAACGTAATTTCGGTGCGGATCTTCAACCAAGTCACCGAGGCGAACACAAATCCAATGGGATACGCCCTCGTTGTCCTAATTATTGTGCTAACAGCGTTAGCTTTTTATGTCTCGAAGCGGTGGACGGGAAGTAAGCACTATGAGATGCTCGGCAGAGGGCATGTGACATCCCGTGAAACGGATGCCAAATGGGGGATGCGCACCATCATCTACCTCTTTATCGGGGGATTGACGTTTGTGGCACTCTTACCGCATATCAGTGTCATCCTTGTCTCCTTGACACCGGATGCAAGCCAGTGGCGATTGAGCGTGTTACCGCAATCGTGGACCTTCGCCCATTATGTTGAGACATTCACACATGACGATACACTGCCGAGTATCTTCAACAGTCTAAAATACAGTATTTTCAGCACGCTGTTGGCACTCTTAGTCGGTATTGTGGTATCATACTTGTTAACTCGGAAACGGCTCCCGTTCCAAAATTTGTTGGATGCAGTCGCGATGTTACCGTTGGCGTTGCCGGGTGTTGCGATCGCGTTCGGATATATGGGCAGTTTTGCGGATACGACCCTACTGCTGAGGTATTTCCCTGATGGGTTCGTTTCTGTCATAGACCCTCGGAAGAACCCGACATTTCTCCTGATTATCAGTTATGCAGTGCGGCGGTTGCCGTATATGTTGCGTTCCATCTATGCCGGACTCCAGCAGACGAGCGTTAGTTACGAAGAGGCATCGCAAAACATGGGAGCGACACCGATCCGAACCTTATATAAGATAACGTTGCCCTTAGTTATCGCAAATATCCTTGCCGGTGCGATTCTCGTCTTTTCCTTTTCGATGTTAGAGGTCAGTGATAGTTTAATCTTGGCAATGCAGGACAAGTACTATCCAATTACAAAGGCGATTTGGTCACTCTCTCAACGTCCTGATCACGGGGCATATACGGCGAGTGCGCTCGGCGTGGTAGGGATGTTAATTCTAATCGCGTGTCTACTCGGTGCCGGACGTGTGCTTGGTGGGAAGTTAGGCGAAATTTTCCGGATTTAGGGATATTGGTGAGAACAACACTATTCATTAATGGAGAAGGATTTGAAAGCAAATTGATTTCATGATAAAATATGAAGATATAAAATCGAAAGTTTATATTGAAACTACAGTCGTTAGTTACCTTGCAGCGCGCCCCAGCACAGATGCGACCTTGGGTGTTCGACAACGAATCACACGACAGTTCTGGGAAAACTATTCCGATAATTTTGAGTTTATCGTATCGGATGTAGTTATTACCGAAATTAGACAAGGCGATGAAATCGCAGCACAGCGTCGGATTGAGGCATTGGCAGGTCTTACGGTATTGGAATTGTCCCCGGAGGCAGTTATTCTTGCACTGGAACTAATAAATGCAGGTGCTGTACCACCACATTCGCTCCCGGACGCTCAACATATTGCTATTGCTGTGGTAAATGGCATCGAGTACCTAACCTCTTGGAACTATAAACATATCGTCAGCGAAACTAAGCGGCAGCATATAGATCAGGTTTGTCGAGCCGCTGGCTACCAACCTACGATCCTCTGTACCCCTGTAGAGTTGATTGAGGAGATGCACGTGAAAGAGAAAGAACACCCCCCCATGGATCCTATCCTTGAGGAATGCTATAAAATGAAAGAAGAGTTTGCTGCCCGATTCAAAACCATGCAGGAACTTGTCGATTATTTGAAGGCGGAAAATATAAAGAACAAAGCGGAAGGTTGGAAATATGTATCGTTCCCACCAGTCAAATGCGACAAACAAGACTAAGGTGTCTACGCTTTTGTTCCACACACAGAGTTATTTTAGACGCAAGGTATAGAATGTATGCAGGGCATTTGGGATTGCCCTGCTTTTTTGTCCAATTGCTACAGCTGAAAGAATAACAGGGGCAGCCGATTCAGTTTCGAGCAGAGCATAGACTGAAAACTTTACACTCGGAAAGAGAAAAATATAATGGACATTTTGCATAGCATTCGCGATGCGTTGTTAGAAGCGCAGGACGTACTTGATCGGTTTATCCGAAATCCTGAGAATATCACAACCATCGCGGAGACAGCGGAAATGATGCAAGACGTATTTGAACGGCAAGGCAGGATCTTCACGTGCGGGAACGGCGGCAGTTTATGCGACGCTGTCCATTTCGCTGAGGAATGTACAGGGAAGTTTCGAGATGATCGGAGACCGCTTCCAGCCATGGCACTCAGCGATGCCGGGCATATTACCTGCACAGCAAA is part of the Candidatus Poribacteria bacterium genome and encodes:
- a CDS encoding iron ABC transporter permease encodes the protein MLNRSEIKEGGYTNLSLMDKIRRKYDLTPSISLVLGLTTLFFLIFLIYPLLYVFKEAFWIENKFTFAYFKLMVTDPNIRELVVNSFNIGVMVTIVTSIISLPLAYFLTRYRYPGRNMLRSVILIPMIMPPFVGAIGMKQFFGNFGSINMLLVKLNLMDIAETIDWFAGGFWGVVMLSTLHLYPIMYLNIVAALANVDPSLEEAAENMGASRFQVFRQITLPLMMPGYFAGAILVFIWAFTDLGTPLIFEYRNVISVRIFNQVTEANTNPMGYALVVLIIVLTALAFYVSKRWTGSKHYEMLGRGHVTSRETDAKWGMRTIIYLFIGGLTFVALLPHISVILVSLTPDASQWRLSVLPQSWTFAHYVETFTHDDTLPSIFNSLKYSIFSTLLALLVGIVVSYLLTRKRLPFQNLLDAVAMLPLALPGVAIAFGYMGSFADTTLLLRYFPDGFVSVIDPRKNPTFLLIISYAVRRLPYMLRSIYAGLQQTSVSYEEASQNMGATPIRTLYKITLPLVIANILAGAILVFSFSMLEVSDSLILAMQDKYYPITKAIWSLSQRPDHGAYTASALGVVGMLILIACLLGAGRVLGGKLGEIFRI
- a CDS encoding type II toxin-antitoxin system VapC family toxin, with amino-acid sequence MIKYEDIKSKVYIETTVVSYLAARPSTDATLGVRQRITRQFWENYSDNFEFIVSDVVITEIRQGDEIAAQRRIEALAGLTVLELSPEAVILALELINAGAVPPHSLPDAQHIAIAVVNGIEYLTSWNYKHIVSETKRQHIDQVCRAAGYQPTILCTPVELIEEMHVKEKEHPPMDPILEECYKMKEEFAARFKTMQELVDYLKAENIKNKAEGWKYVSFPPVKCDKQD